A region of Solanum dulcamara chromosome 7, daSolDulc1.2, whole genome shotgun sequence DNA encodes the following proteins:
- the LOC129896807 gene encoding uncharacterized protein LOC129896807 isoform X1, whose amino-acid sequence MPPSKKGKAKKNSTELTQSPAPAVSTPKFPACIRAVPPSSVAITIHAKPGSKQATITDLNDDAVGVQIDAPAKDGEANAALVDYISSVVGVKKRQVSIGAGSKSRDKVIIVEDVTLQSIFDALNKVLKDQ is encoded by the exons ATGCCTCCCTCCAAGAAAGGGAAAgctaaaaaaaactcaactgaGTTAACTCAGTCACCGGCGCCGGCAGTTTCGACTCCCAAATTTCCAGCATGTATTCGTGCCGTTCCTCCTTCTTCCGTCGCCATCACAATCCATGCCAAGCCAGGCTCCAAACAAGCCACCATAACTG ACTTGAATGACGATGCAGTTGGTGTCCAAATTGACGCACCTGCTAAAGATGGTGAAGCTAATGCTGCACTTGTCGATTATATAAGCTCC GTGGTTGGGGTCAAAAAGAGACAAGTTTCTATAGGTGCTGGGTCGAAATCCAGGGATAAGGTCATCATCGTGGAGGATGTGACTTTACAGAGTATTTTTGATGCGCTAAACAAAGTTTTGAAAGATCAATGA
- the LOC129896807 gene encoding uncharacterized protein LOC129896807 isoform X2, translating into MPPSKKGKAKKNSTELTQSPAPAVSTPKFPACIRAVPPSSVAITIHAKPGSKQATITVGVQIDAPAKDGEANAALVDYISSVVGVKKRQVSIGAGSKSRDKVIIVEDVTLQSIFDALNKVLKDQ; encoded by the exons ATGCCTCCCTCCAAGAAAGGGAAAgctaaaaaaaactcaactgaGTTAACTCAGTCACCGGCGCCGGCAGTTTCGACTCCCAAATTTCCAGCATGTATTCGTGCCGTTCCTCCTTCTTCCGTCGCCATCACAATCCATGCCAAGCCAGGCTCCAAACAAGCCACCATAACTG TTGGTGTCCAAATTGACGCACCTGCTAAAGATGGTGAAGCTAATGCTGCACTTGTCGATTATATAAGCTCC GTGGTTGGGGTCAAAAAGAGACAAGTTTCTATAGGTGCTGGGTCGAAATCCAGGGATAAGGTCATCATCGTGGAGGATGTGACTTTACAGAGTATTTTTGATGCGCTAAACAAAGTTTTGAAAGATCAATGA